In the Cydia amplana chromosome 14, ilCydAmpl1.1, whole genome shotgun sequence genome, one interval contains:
- the LOC134653778 gene encoding calexcitin-2-like: MVSDFRKKKLLHVFTAFFDTNGSGSIDKKDFELAIEKISTLRGWKAGDTKYKETQETLLKIWDGLQSRADADNDGQVSFDEWVTMWDDFAKNPGSPLEWQNLYAKFIFQLEDASNDGSIDSEEFSSVYVSFGLNKAESVEAFKKMSKGKSNVSWDEFQGLWKEYFASEDKNAAGNFIFGKTSF; the protein is encoded by the coding sequence ATGGTGTCAGACTTCAGGAAAAAGAAGCTCCTTCACGTCTTCACTGCGTTCTTCGATACCAACGGTAGCGGCAGCATCGATAAGAAGGATTTCGAGCTAGCAATTGAGAAGATTTCCACGCTTCGTGGCTGGAAGGCAGGCGATACCAAGTACAAGGAGACTCAGGAAACTTTATTAAAGATCTGGGACGGTCTGCAGAGCCGCGCTGATGCTGACAACGACGGACAAGTCTCATTCGACGAGTGGGTGACCATGTGGGATGACTTCGCCAAGAATCCTGGATCCCCTCTCGAGTGGCAGAACCTTTACGCCAAATTCATTTTCCAACTGGAAGACGCTAGTAACGATGGATCCATCGACAGTGAGGAGTTCTCTTCAGTATACGTCTCCTTCGGTTTGAATAAGGCCGAGTCAGTGGAAGCCTTCAAGAAGATGTCCAAAGGCAAATCTAATGTGTCCTGGGATGAGTTCCAGGGCTTGTGGAAGGAATACTTCGCGTCGGAGGACAAGAACGCCGCTGGTAACTTTATCTTCGGCAAAACTAGCTTCTGA